The following coding sequences lie in one Kribbella sp. NBC_00709 genomic window:
- the lnt gene encoding apolipoprotein N-acyltransferase, with translation MDRLKALGRLLPRVVVAVAAGALLGFAFEPHDHPWLTIVAVPLFLAALNGISMKAGFLVGAGFGITYYAVLVPWLSVIGGDAAIALAVLEGLFYAVFGLFATQVLKLRLWMVWIPGLWVATEFATASVPFGGFPWGRLAWAFSDASLGKLAAYVGIPGLSFVVAFVGVLVYAVLRRASGPRLRAVALVAGLAIVFGSALIHLSVEGDGKTVKAAMVQGNVPGKGLEFLGRARTVTKNHMNATLDLEKRVQAGTEMKPDVVIWPENSTDIDPYKDDETRADIEAAVRAVGVPILVGAVTEGPGPNERQTTGIVWDPVTGPGQRYAKRHPVPFGEYIPFRNELLPYIKRLEMIGAQTVPGVGPGVMPINGVTYGDVICFELAYDNVISDVVKGGAQVLIVQTNNATYGGTGQPEQQFAITRMRAIETGRTVLIASTSGISGVIRPDGTVEHKSGQFVSDVYVATVPVRDGHTLATTLGSWPQWILTGIGLLGLVLALVNRRRRRDDPEPPPAPDSTPTREKVPA, from the coding sequence GTGGACCGGTTGAAAGCTCTGGGGAGGCTCCTGCCCCGGGTGGTGGTGGCCGTGGCCGCCGGTGCGCTGCTCGGGTTCGCGTTCGAACCGCACGACCACCCCTGGCTGACGATCGTCGCCGTCCCGCTGTTCCTCGCCGCGTTGAACGGCATCTCGATGAAGGCCGGCTTCCTCGTCGGCGCCGGGTTCGGCATCACGTACTACGCGGTCCTGGTGCCATGGCTGAGCGTGATCGGTGGCGACGCGGCCATCGCGCTCGCAGTGCTCGAAGGCCTCTTCTATGCGGTCTTCGGGTTGTTCGCGACGCAGGTGCTGAAGCTGCGGCTGTGGATGGTGTGGATCCCGGGCCTGTGGGTGGCGACCGAGTTCGCGACCGCGTCGGTGCCGTTCGGCGGGTTCCCGTGGGGGCGGCTCGCGTGGGCCTTCTCCGATGCCTCATTGGGCAAGCTGGCGGCGTACGTCGGCATCCCGGGGCTGAGCTTCGTCGTCGCGTTCGTCGGCGTCCTCGTGTACGCCGTACTCCGCCGGGCCAGCGGTCCGCGCCTGCGGGCCGTGGCGCTGGTTGCCGGTCTGGCGATCGTGTTCGGCAGCGCCCTGATCCACCTCTCCGTCGAGGGCGACGGGAAGACGGTGAAGGCCGCGATGGTGCAGGGCAACGTGCCGGGCAAGGGCCTGGAGTTTCTGGGTCGCGCTCGTACCGTCACCAAGAACCACATGAACGCGACACTCGACCTGGAGAAGCGGGTCCAGGCCGGCACCGAGATGAAGCCCGACGTGGTGATCTGGCCGGAGAACTCGACCGACATCGACCCGTACAAGGACGACGAGACGCGAGCCGACATCGAGGCGGCGGTGCGCGCGGTCGGCGTACCGATCCTGGTCGGCGCCGTCACCGAGGGGCCCGGTCCGAACGAGCGCCAGACGACCGGCATCGTGTGGGATCCGGTCACCGGGCCTGGACAGCGGTACGCCAAGCGGCATCCGGTCCCGTTCGGTGAGTACATCCCGTTCCGCAACGAGCTGCTGCCGTACATCAAGCGGCTGGAGATGATCGGCGCGCAGACCGTGCCGGGCGTCGGTCCCGGGGTGATGCCGATCAACGGCGTCACGTACGGCGACGTGATCTGCTTCGAGCTCGCCTACGACAACGTGATCTCGGACGTGGTCAAGGGCGGCGCCCAGGTCCTGATCGTGCAGACCAACAACGCGACGTACGGCGGAACCGGCCAGCCGGAGCAGCAGTTCGCGATCACCCGGATGCGCGCGATCGAGACCGGCCGGACCGTGCTGATCGCGTCGACGAGCGGCATCTCCGGCGTGATCCGCCCGGACGGGACGGTCGAACACAAGTCGGGCCAGTTCGTGTCCGACGTGTATGTCGCCACCGTCCCGGTCCGCGACGGCCACACCCTGGCAACCACCCTGGGCAGCTGGCCCCAGTGGATCCTGACCGGCATCGGTCTCCTCGGCCTGGTCCTGGCCCTCGTCAACCGCCGCCGGCGCCGCGACGACCCGGAACCCCCACCCGCCCCTGATTCCACCCCGACTCGTGAGAAGGTCCCGGCCTGA
- a CDS encoding FUSC family protein — protein sequence MIRVGRRLVGWLRGRDSGLAATRRAARTAVVMPALFALCAEVLRAPVVATFAAFGAFAMLLLVDFSGRTVQRLRAQVQLALAWLVLVSLGTLAGQSTWSAIVGTVVVGFAVLFVGVVSSVLASASTSMLLAFILSVATPTPLSLLPDRLAGVAIAGLAAVFAVWLLWPRVAIDPLGAPAARVCRAAAMQLRAEASDTVEVCTRRTEETATLIQELRRTFTATPYRPTGLSTGSRSLVRLVDELTWLSTILDESGPAAARGAGGDPDASAVHFAAANVLELSAELLDDPTLAPDKLTAAAEALRDAVTALEKGAVARLPKDGMAEFLGVLNVSFRAQEIAYAVLLIAQNVETARVADQRGWTDRLLGREPTSLTAPFASAAERAAAHLEPHSVWLHNSIRGAAGLAIAVTVANVTGVQHGFWVILGALSVLRSNALNTGQNAYRAVGGTVVGSVLGAGVLALIGENRLALWIVLPIAVLFAGIVPAAVSFAAGQAAFTVTLVILFNIAQPEGWSLILFRIEDIALGCAVSVLVGLLFWPRGASAAVGKALAEAYVDSVSYLVGAVGYAISCCVPGSRPTTPQDSRRAAAAARRLDDAFRTYLAEHGPKPVPLSEMTALVTGVVAVRLAADAVLELWQRYADGQPPSDDRAAAQAALLSLADRLLEWYTTLAGALETQGRIPEPLARDHDTKSQLIEAVRRDLYDADGRATPTAIRILWTSDHLEVVRRLQPGLASAAGRTATG from the coding sequence GTGATCAGGGTCGGTCGGCGGCTGGTGGGGTGGTTGCGGGGGCGGGACAGCGGGCTGGCTGCTACTCGGCGGGCGGCGCGGACGGCGGTGGTGATGCCGGCGTTGTTCGCGTTGTGTGCGGAGGTGCTTCGGGCGCCGGTGGTGGCGACGTTCGCCGCGTTCGGGGCGTTTGCGATGTTGTTGCTGGTCGACTTCTCGGGGCGGACTGTGCAGCGGCTGCGGGCGCAGGTTCAGCTGGCGTTGGCGTGGTTGGTGCTGGTTTCGCTGGGCACTCTCGCGGGGCAGTCCACCTGGAGCGCGATCGTGGGGACCGTCGTGGTGGGTTTCGCCGTACTGTTCGTCGGCGTTGTCAGCTCGGTGCTTGCGAGCGCCAGTACTTCGATGCTCCTGGCATTCATCCTGTCGGTCGCCACGCCAACTCCACTGTCCCTGCTGCCGGATCGACTCGCCGGGGTTGCGATCGCGGGGCTGGCAGCCGTCTTCGCCGTCTGGCTGCTCTGGCCCAGAGTGGCGATCGACCCGCTGGGCGCGCCGGCGGCACGAGTGTGCCGGGCCGCCGCGATGCAGCTTCGCGCGGAGGCGAGCGACACCGTCGAGGTCTGCACGCGACGGACGGAGGAGACGGCGACGCTGATCCAGGAGTTGCGGCGTACCTTCACCGCGACGCCGTACCGTCCGACGGGCTTGTCCACCGGGTCGAGGTCGCTGGTCCGTCTCGTCGACGAGCTCACCTGGCTGAGCACGATCCTCGACGAGTCCGGCCCGGCCGCTGCCCGCGGAGCAGGGGGCGATCCGGACGCATCCGCGGTCCATTTCGCGGCCGCGAACGTGCTGGAGCTGAGTGCAGAGCTTCTGGACGATCCCACGCTCGCCCCGGACAAACTGACCGCGGCCGCGGAGGCACTGCGGGATGCCGTCACGGCGCTCGAGAAGGGTGCAGTGGCTCGGTTGCCGAAGGACGGCATGGCGGAGTTCCTCGGCGTCCTGAACGTGTCCTTCCGAGCGCAAGAGATCGCGTACGCCGTCTTGCTGATCGCGCAGAACGTCGAGACCGCCCGCGTTGCGGACCAGCGGGGCTGGACCGACCGCCTGCTGGGCCGGGAGCCGACGTCGCTGACAGCTCCCTTCGCCAGCGCGGCCGAACGCGCCGCCGCGCACCTCGAACCGCACTCGGTCTGGCTGCACAACAGCATCCGCGGCGCGGCCGGGCTCGCGATCGCCGTCACGGTCGCCAACGTGACCGGCGTACAGCACGGCTTCTGGGTGATCCTTGGCGCCCTGTCGGTACTTCGCTCGAACGCGCTCAACACCGGCCAGAACGCGTACCGCGCCGTCGGCGGTACGGTCGTCGGCTCCGTCCTGGGCGCGGGCGTCCTGGCGCTGATCGGCGAGAACAGACTGGCGCTGTGGATCGTGCTGCCGATCGCGGTGCTGTTCGCAGGCATCGTTCCGGCCGCGGTCTCGTTCGCCGCGGGGCAGGCCGCGTTCACGGTCACGCTGGTGATCCTCTTCAACATCGCCCAGCCGGAAGGTTGGTCGCTGATCCTGTTCCGCATCGAGGACATCGCACTCGGCTGCGCCGTCAGTGTCCTTGTCGGCCTGTTGTTCTGGCCGCGCGGAGCGTCCGCGGCGGTCGGCAAGGCGCTGGCGGAGGCGTACGTCGACAGCGTGAGCTACCTGGTCGGCGCGGTTGGATACGCCATCTCCTGCTGCGTACCGGGATCGCGCCCCACCACGCCACAGGACAGCCGGCGCGCCGCAGCGGCAGCCCGTCGGCTCGACGACGCGTTCCGGACGTACCTCGCTGAGCATGGACCGAAGCCGGTCCCGTTGAGCGAGATGACGGCACTCGTCACCGGCGTCGTCGCCGTCCGCTTGGCCGCGGACGCCGTACTCGAACTCTGGCAGCGGTACGCCGATGGCCAGCCCCCGTCCGACGACCGAGCCGCCGCGCAGGCAGCCCTGCTCTCGTTGGCCGACCGGCTGCTCGAGTGGTACACGACTCTCGCCGGCGCCCTGGAAACGCAGGGCCGGATCCCCGAGCCCTTGGCGCGTGACCATGACACCAAGAGCCAACTGATCGAGGCCGTCCGCCGCGACCTGTACGACGCCGACGGCCGCGCGACACCGACCGCCATCCGCATCCTCTGGACCAGTGACCATCTGGAGGTCGTACGGCGCCTCCAGCCCGGCCTCGCGAGTGCCGCCGGCCGAACAGCTACCGGGTGA
- a CDS encoding alpha/beta fold hydrolase: protein MDGNAAAQLGRQEQDKAWVTADEWFGGGERRWYDPASARLLTDPPGEEGQSGLVKVFGRTTGTASPDAVWLTMLPGFPEGSYGWSRVDQLLPADLGPRLYVEPVGQGDSDKPEGYAYSTVERADLIGAWWRDLGVRRTVVVTFDYTSLALLELLRRQLERPGGPVITAAFMINGGLFADAHSHPLRGTPLLRSPFGTLVARGAQRSPIVFAQGFKQAQMYSRGHEPSDAELAEVWSALVRRDGARFLHEGAGFVKEHRRNGGRWDLAAIARELKGSVAFTVGGSTEDPYEHRQVAAARERVPGADIVTFPGGHLTTAEQPALLADAITRVARHHGVEETS, encoded by the coding sequence ATGGACGGGAACGCGGCCGCACAGCTGGGGCGGCAGGAGCAGGACAAGGCATGGGTGACGGCGGACGAGTGGTTCGGCGGTGGTGAGCGCCGCTGGTACGACCCGGCTTCGGCCCGTCTGCTGACCGATCCGCCGGGGGAGGAGGGGCAGAGTGGCCTGGTGAAGGTCTTCGGCCGGACGACCGGTACGGCGAGTCCGGACGCGGTGTGGTTGACGATGCTGCCCGGATTCCCCGAGGGCTCGTACGGCTGGTCGCGCGTTGATCAGCTCCTACCGGCGGACCTCGGCCCTCGGCTGTACGTCGAGCCCGTGGGGCAAGGAGACTCCGACAAGCCGGAGGGGTACGCGTACTCGACCGTGGAGCGGGCCGATCTGATCGGAGCGTGGTGGCGTGACCTCGGTGTACGTCGTACCGTCGTGGTCACGTTCGACTACACGTCGCTGGCGTTGCTCGAGTTGTTGCGCCGGCAGTTGGAGCGACCTGGCGGGCCTGTGATCACCGCGGCGTTCATGATCAACGGCGGCTTGTTCGCCGACGCGCACTCGCATCCGTTGCGGGGTACGCCGCTGCTGAGGTCGCCGTTCGGGACACTTGTGGCGAGAGGAGCGCAGCGCTCGCCGATCGTGTTCGCGCAGGGATTCAAGCAGGCGCAGATGTACTCCCGCGGCCATGAGCCGAGTGATGCCGAACTGGCCGAGGTGTGGTCGGCCCTGGTGCGGCGAGACGGCGCGAGGTTCCTCCACGAGGGGGCAGGGTTCGTCAAGGAACACCGCCGCAACGGCGGCCGCTGGGACCTGGCCGCGATCGCCCGTGAACTGAAGGGATCGGTCGCGTTCACCGTCGGTGGCAGCACCGAGGATCCGTACGAGCACCGCCAGGTCGCCGCCGCCCGCGAGCGGGTGCCCGGCGCCGACATCGTCACGTTCCCAGGCGGCCATCTGACCACCGCCGAGCAGCCGGCCCTCCTCGCCGACGCGATCACCCGCGTCGCCCGCCACCACGGCGTCGAGGAAACGTCCTAA
- a CDS encoding hotdog domain-containing protein, which produces MSKATIGLTVTHRRYVPYSHAHYAGNLVDGAYVLALFGDVATEVCIQADGDEGLFASYSDVQFLQPLRAGDVVEVKATITRVGNRSRDLDFSAYVVCRGRPDTSESAAEVLAEPLVITRAKGTVVVPVG; this is translated from the coding sequence GTGTCAAAGGCAACCATCGGCCTGACCGTCACGCACCGGCGGTACGTGCCGTACAGCCACGCCCACTACGCCGGGAACCTGGTCGACGGCGCCTACGTGCTGGCGCTGTTCGGTGACGTGGCGACCGAGGTGTGCATCCAGGCCGACGGCGACGAGGGCCTGTTCGCGTCGTACTCCGACGTGCAGTTCCTGCAGCCGCTGCGGGCCGGCGACGTTGTGGAGGTGAAGGCAACGATCACCCGGGTCGGGAACCGCAGCCGCGACCTCGACTTCAGCGCGTACGTCGTCTGCCGCGGCAGGCCGGACACGTCGGAGTCGGCGGCCGAAGTCCTGGCCGAACCGCTTGTGATCACGCGCGCAAAAGGAACCGTCGTCGTACCGGTTGGGTGA
- a CDS encoding OAM dimerization domain-containing protein, whose translation MTIIRPYGDTTGDGMVQLSFTLPIPHDKRAEGAAVQLANKMGMDPALVVHSKPIGPDFTFFVVYGPVNHLVDTSKVEVIERDYPLLSPKEVNLAIRKGLRRRLTVVGACIGTDAHTVGIDAILNIKGFAGEKGLEYYRELKVVNLGAQVAVPELVRRAKADKADAILVSQVVTQREAHVLNTKEMSAAFREAYAEDARPVLVAGGPRFTEQMAGELGVDRVFGRGTTPGEVASYLVDALVTKRVPAKRSA comes from the coding sequence GTGACCATCATCCGGCCGTACGGCGACACCACCGGTGACGGGATGGTGCAGCTGTCGTTCACGCTGCCGATTCCGCACGACAAGCGCGCCGAGGGCGCCGCGGTCCAGCTGGCCAACAAGATGGGCATGGATCCGGCCCTGGTCGTGCATTCGAAGCCGATCGGCCCGGACTTCACGTTCTTCGTCGTCTACGGCCCGGTGAACCACCTGGTCGACACGTCGAAGGTCGAGGTGATCGAGCGCGACTACCCGCTGTTGTCGCCGAAGGAGGTCAACCTCGCGATCCGCAAGGGCCTGCGCCGCCGGCTGACCGTGGTCGGCGCCTGTATCGGCACCGACGCGCACACGGTCGGCATCGACGCGATTCTGAACATCAAGGGCTTCGCCGGCGAGAAGGGCCTGGAGTACTACCGCGAGCTCAAGGTGGTGAACCTCGGCGCCCAGGTCGCCGTACCCGAGCTGGTCCGCCGGGCGAAGGCCGACAAGGCGGACGCGATCCTGGTCTCCCAGGTGGTCACCCAGCGCGAGGCGCACGTGCTCAACACCAAGGAGATGTCCGCGGCCTTCCGGGAGGCGTACGCCGAGGACGCCCGTCCCGTATTAGTTGCTGGCGGCCCCCGTTTCACCGAGCAGATGGCCGGCGAGCTCGGCGTCGACCGGGTGTTCGGCCGCGGCACCACACCGGGCGAGGTGGCCAGCTACCTGGTCGATGCCTTGGTGACGAAGCGAGTACCGGCGAAGAGGAGTGCATAG
- a CDS encoding TetR/AcrR family transcriptional regulator: protein MNTADPAPETPPRRRRPRGDVRAGLVAAGLELARTGGPDAVVLREATRAVGVVPNAAYRHFADRDELLAEVCTAAMLELADRMTAEIARVRGKRGNPAAAQRRLGAIGTAYLRFAHEEPGLFAAAFALPERHAYGDTDRTPLGLLRAALDELVEAGVLAPERREGIEYPIWSTVHGAASLTTQGPLRDLPDSVIHKVEAQTLAFIGASLTR, encoded by the coding sequence GTGAACACGGCCGACCCAGCACCAGAGACCCCGCCACGACGACGGCGCCCCCGCGGCGACGTCCGCGCCGGCTTGGTCGCCGCGGGTCTCGAGCTGGCTCGCACCGGCGGTCCCGACGCGGTCGTACTGCGGGAGGCGACCCGCGCCGTCGGCGTCGTACCGAACGCCGCGTACCGGCACTTCGCCGACCGCGACGAGCTGCTCGCCGAGGTCTGTACCGCCGCCATGCTCGAGCTGGCCGACCGGATGACCGCTGAGATCGCTCGCGTCCGTGGCAAGCGCGGCAACCCGGCCGCCGCCCAGCGTCGCCTGGGCGCGATCGGCACCGCCTATTTACGCTTCGCCCACGAGGAGCCGGGCCTGTTCGCGGCCGCGTTCGCCCTGCCGGAGCGCCACGCGTACGGCGACACCGACCGGACCCCGCTGGGTCTGCTCCGGGCCGCCCTGGACGAGCTGGTGGAGGCCGGCGTCCTCGCACCCGAACGCCGAGAGGGCATCGAGTACCCAATCTGGTCCACAGTCCACGGCGCTGCGTCCCTCACCACCCAGGGCCCCCTGCGAGACCTCCCGGACTCGGTGATCCACAAGGTCGAGGCTCAGACCCTCGCCTTCATCGGCGCGAGCCTCACCCGGTAG
- a CDS encoding FxsA family protein, translating into MPWFIALALLVVPVLEIYVIIQIGQVIGGWPTVALLLVESALGAWIIKREGRRAWNALQSALQTGKMPGRELSDAALVLVGGTLLLTPGFVTDIFGFFFVLPFTRPLARRAMSSFFNRRLTTQLGSTGLGGFIPGAGGPTPPRQSSDDVIQGEVIDPDNK; encoded by the coding sequence ATGCCGTGGTTCATCGCGCTGGCGCTGTTGGTGGTGCCGGTCCTGGAGATCTACGTGATCATCCAGATCGGCCAGGTCATCGGCGGCTGGCCGACGGTCGCCCTGCTGCTGGTCGAGAGCGCACTCGGAGCCTGGATCATCAAGCGGGAGGGCCGGCGCGCCTGGAACGCCCTCCAGTCCGCCCTCCAGACCGGCAAGATGCCCGGCCGTGAGCTCTCCGACGCCGCGCTGGTCCTGGTCGGCGGCACCCTGCTCCTGACCCCCGGCTTCGTCACCGACATCTTCGGCTTCTTCTTCGTACTCCCCTTCACCCGCCCCCTGGCTCGCAGAGCAATGTCCTCCTTCTTCAACCGCCGCCTCACCACCCAGCTGGGCAGCACCGGCCTAGGCGGCTTCATCCCAGGCGCCGGAGGCCCCACCCCACCACGCCAGTCGTCCGACGACGTCATCCAGGGCGAGGTCATCGACCCGGACAACAAGTAG
- a CDS encoding class I SAM-dependent methyltransferase yields MNDSTVPAQYVTGRVRDGIEQALVAAGKELDGLTPADLALVEDYHTGGRLATVQLVDLLGLTSESAVLDDGAGIGGTARYLADRFGCAVTAVDLSDEYCDTAHWLNQLVGLDDKIVVRQGDVTSLPLDDASVDVVFSQHVQMNVARKDRLYQEARRVLRDGGQLAVWDILAGDGPEAEYPLPWSDGPEHSHLVPPGVLRTEIEAAGFTVEHWADLTDQIGAMMRMIQSQPPNPLGLHAFVPAFRERVTHLTEALTDGRVRAIQAVARATGP; encoded by the coding sequence ATGAACGACTCAACCGTTCCGGCGCAGTATGTGACCGGCCGGGTGCGGGACGGCATCGAGCAGGCTCTTGTTGCCGCGGGCAAAGAATTGGACGGGTTGACGCCGGCGGATTTGGCCCTGGTCGAGGATTATCACACCGGCGGGCGGCTGGCGACGGTGCAGTTGGTGGACCTGCTCGGGCTGACGTCGGAGAGCGCGGTCCTCGACGACGGTGCCGGCATCGGCGGTACGGCGCGGTACCTGGCGGACCGGTTCGGGTGCGCGGTGACCGCCGTGGATCTGTCCGACGAGTACTGCGACACCGCCCACTGGCTCAACCAGCTGGTCGGTCTGGATGACAAGATCGTCGTACGACAGGGAGACGTGACCTCGCTGCCCCTGGACGATGCGTCCGTCGACGTCGTCTTCAGTCAGCACGTGCAGATGAATGTCGCGCGCAAGGACCGCCTCTACCAAGAGGCCAGGCGGGTACTGCGGGACGGCGGCCAGCTCGCGGTGTGGGACATCCTGGCCGGCGACGGGCCCGAGGCGGAGTACCCACTTCCTTGGTCCGACGGCCCCGAGCACAGCCATCTCGTCCCTCCGGGCGTTCTACGCACCGAGATCGAGGCTGCCGGATTCACCGTCGAGCACTGGGCGGATCTCACCGATCAGATCGGCGCCATGATGCGGATGATCCAGTCTCAACCACCGAACCCGCTCGGACTGCACGCCTTCGTACCGGCGTTCCGCGAGCGGGTGACGCACCTGACCGAGGCGCTGACCGACGGCCGCGTCCGCGCCATCCAGGCCGTCGCCCGGGCGACCGGGCCGTGA
- a CDS encoding GNAT family N-acetyltransferase, whose translation MDQAHLLEAADRNVATVLRHFAVHADGAVLSESDAALLVAAAAPFPGAFHNAAIRLDPGSSADSVLEELRSFSVQHSRDIILWAASHRDADLAQAAAAAGLQFRSTARGMATSTSPDEPIVSGGVELDRVTDAVGVAQFAAVHEQVFRDSGRPAEAVAHFASPGALLAPTVEAFVARIGSRPVACAMAVVSGQEAGVYWVATRPDARRRGFGELVTRAAVRAAFEHGIRVVVLQSTEHGEPLYRQLGFGPFTEYARYLRSHVD comes from the coding sequence GTGGACCAGGCGCACCTGCTTGAAGCTGCTGACCGGAATGTCGCGACTGTCCTTCGACACTTCGCGGTCCACGCCGATGGCGCAGTGCTGTCCGAGTCCGACGCCGCTCTCCTGGTGGCCGCTGCCGCGCCCTTTCCCGGCGCGTTCCACAATGCTGCGATCCGGCTCGATCCCGGCTCGAGCGCCGACTCGGTGCTCGAGGAGCTGCGCTCCTTCTCCGTCCAGCACAGCCGCGACATCATCTTGTGGGCGGCGTCCCACCGCGACGCAGATCTCGCACAGGCCGCAGCGGCCGCAGGCCTCCAGTTCCGCTCGACGGCCCGTGGAATGGCGACCTCCACGTCTCCCGACGAGCCAATCGTCTCCGGCGGTGTCGAACTCGACCGGGTCACCGATGCGGTGGGGGTGGCCCAGTTCGCCGCGGTTCACGAGCAAGTGTTCCGCGATAGTGGGCGGCCCGCTGAGGCGGTAGCGCATTTCGCATCACCGGGAGCGCTGCTGGCACCCACCGTTGAAGCATTCGTCGCCCGCATCGGTAGCCGACCGGTGGCGTGCGCGATGGCCGTGGTGTCCGGCCAGGAGGCGGGGGTGTACTGGGTGGCGACGCGGCCGGACGCCCGACGTCGCGGCTTCGGGGAGCTGGTTACGCGGGCTGCAGTGCGGGCCGCGTTCGAGCACGGGATCCGCGTGGTAGTCCTGCAGTCCACCGAGCACGGCGAGCCGTTGTACCGGCAGCTGGGGTTCGGCCCATTCACCGAGTACGCCAGGTATCTCCGATCGCACGTTGACTGA
- a CDS encoding GDSL-type esterase/lipase family protein, whose protein sequence is MITTPLTIDLLRGALDLEPTERGVLPHRLPAWARTQYDDGQMTMVESQPSGVRIAFRTSATVVELDTLPTKRDYTGAPPRPDGVYDVLVDGELVTQLTATGGDVITIDLMTGATETRRGEPQTLRVAGLPAAAKTVEIWLPHDETTEVVALRTDAPVEPVAASGRVWLHHGSSISHGSNATHPTGTWPALAAAQAGVELLNLGFGGSAFLQPFIARAIRDTPADLISLKLGINIVNSDSLRLRSFTPAVHGFLDTIRDGHPDTPLLVVSPILCPIHEETPGPTGWDLSALAAGELRFTATGDPDEIPAGKLTLSVIRAELARIIAQRAATDPNLHYLDGRELYGEADNAAHPLPDDLHPGPESHETMAARFTEHAFKGAFGN, encoded by the coding sequence ATGATCACCACTCCCCTCACCATCGACCTGCTCCGCGGTGCGCTCGACCTCGAGCCCACCGAGCGCGGCGTCCTGCCACACCGCCTGCCGGCTTGGGCGCGGACGCAGTACGACGACGGTCAGATGACGATGGTCGAGTCCCAGCCCTCCGGCGTCCGGATCGCCTTCCGTACGTCGGCAACGGTCGTCGAGCTCGACACGCTGCCGACCAAGCGCGACTACACCGGCGCTCCCCCGCGTCCGGACGGCGTGTACGACGTACTCGTCGACGGCGAGCTCGTCACACAGCTCACCGCGACCGGCGGCGACGTCATCACGATCGACCTGATGACCGGCGCGACCGAGACCCGCCGGGGCGAGCCTCAGACCCTTCGCGTCGCGGGTCTGCCCGCCGCGGCCAAGACCGTCGAGATCTGGCTGCCGCACGACGAGACCACCGAGGTCGTTGCCCTGCGCACCGATGCGCCGGTCGAGCCGGTCGCGGCCTCGGGCCGCGTCTGGCTCCACCACGGCAGTTCGATCAGTCACGGCTCGAACGCGACGCATCCCACCGGCACCTGGCCGGCACTCGCGGCGGCCCAGGCCGGCGTCGAGCTGCTGAACCTGGGCTTCGGCGGCAGCGCGTTCCTTCAGCCGTTCATCGCCCGGGCGATCCGCGACACGCCCGCCGATCTGATCAGCCTCAAGCTCGGCATCAACATCGTGAACTCGGACAGCCTCCGACTCCGCTCGTTCACGCCGGCCGTCCACGGCTTCCTCGACACGATTCGCGACGGCCACCCCGACACACCGCTCCTGGTCGTCTCCCCCATCCTCTGCCCGATCCACGAGGAGACGCCGGGCCCCACCGGCTGGGACTTGTCCGCGCTGGCCGCCGGCGAGCTCCGCTTCACTGCCACCGGCGACCCCGACGAGATCCCGGCCGGCAAACTCACCCTGTCCGTCATCCGCGCCGAGCTCGCCCGCATCATCGCCCAGCGCGCCGCGACCGACCCCAACCTTCACTACCTGGATGGGCGTGAGTTGTACGGCGAGGCGGACAACGCCGCCCATCCCCTGCCCGACGACCTGCACCCCGGCCCTGAGAGCCACGAGACCATGGCCGCGCGGTTCACCGAACACGCCTTCAAGGGTGCCTTCGGCAACTGA